One genomic segment of Rubripirellula tenax includes these proteins:
- a CDS encoding potassium channel family protein codes for MKPLSPIELSDVAVNPLATSTPFRKIVTGLTLFLFVCVVAVIGYMAAGWKFDDAVYMVIITIFGVGYGEVHPIVSPGLRALTIMVIIAGYGAVIYTVGGCMQMLIDGELNKALGARRMTKGIERLENHTIICGIGRLGTILARELARAGKPFVAIDADVSRLQDAEARGYLVIEGDATEEETLEQAGIHRAATVATVLSQDATNVFVTITARAMNPNVIIIARGENPRTEKKLISSGANRVVLPTAIGAQKVAHLITRPTAENMLDHLRSENTLVDDLAYIGLQFDELKVEAGSVIVDREIREIEIRSNHGFLIVGIRRAKENEVGISKLNPDSNTKLAVGDVVIVLGHSDDIPELASRFTAKSKRMTYRGVTVDS; via the coding sequence GTGAAACCACTATCCCCCATCGAGTTAAGCGATGTTGCTGTGAACCCGTTAGCAACGTCAACGCCGTTCCGAAAAATCGTAACGGGGCTGACATTGTTCTTGTTCGTCTGTGTCGTCGCAGTCATCGGCTACATGGCAGCGGGATGGAAATTCGACGACGCAGTCTACATGGTGATCATCACCATTTTCGGCGTGGGCTACGGCGAAGTTCATCCGATCGTGTCGCCAGGACTTCGAGCCTTGACGATCATGGTCATTATCGCGGGATACGGAGCAGTCATCTACACCGTCGGTGGTTGCATGCAGATGCTTATCGACGGAGAACTGAACAAGGCCCTAGGAGCACGACGGATGACCAAGGGAATTGAACGCCTCGAAAACCACACCATCATTTGTGGCATCGGTCGATTGGGAACAATCCTGGCTCGCGAACTCGCAAGGGCAGGCAAACCGTTTGTTGCGATCGACGCCGACGTGTCACGATTGCAGGACGCCGAGGCTCGCGGATACCTCGTGATTGAAGGTGACGCGACCGAAGAAGAAACGCTTGAACAAGCCGGCATTCATCGCGCTGCAACTGTCGCCACAGTTTTATCCCAAGATGCTACCAACGTTTTCGTCACAATCACAGCGAGAGCGATGAACCCCAACGTGATAATCATCGCACGTGGCGAGAATCCTAGGACCGAAAAGAAGCTGATCAGCTCTGGTGCGAATCGGGTCGTACTACCCACCGCAATCGGTGCTCAAAAAGTTGCGCACCTGATCACTCGGCCAACCGCCGAAAATATGCTGGACCACTTGCGAAGTGAAAATACCTTGGTTGATGACTTGGCCTACATCGGATTGCAATTCGATGAACTTAAAGTCGAAGCGGGCTCCGTTATCGTCGATCGTGAGATTCGCGAAATCGAGATTCGCAGCAATCACGGTTTCTTAATCGTTGGCATCCGTCGCGCAAAAGAAAATGAAGTTGGAATTTCCAAACTCAATCCCGACTCCAACACGAAACTGGCAGTCGGTGATGTCGTGATTGTGCTCGGACATTCGGATGATATCCCCGAGCTGGCCAGTCGATTTACAGCGAAATCAAAACGTATGACTTACCGAGGCGTGACGGTCGATTCATGA
- a CDS encoding STAS domain-containing protein: MALDIEISKSPHQSVGRSDTWLEQAKQKAEQSPEIDVVIDLTGIERINSHELNKLIRLQLHVKQCGRRLVLVNVQETVFQVFTLTRLDRLIELHHDGHFEPPAAKMLRPRR; this comes from the coding sequence ATGGCTCTCGACATTGAAATCAGCAAGTCGCCACACCAATCTGTCGGACGATCTGATACCTGGCTGGAGCAAGCGAAACAGAAAGCCGAACAGTCACCCGAAATCGATGTCGTCATCGACTTAACAGGCATTGAAAGAATCAACAGTCACGAGTTGAACAAATTGATCCGGCTACAGCTTCATGTGAAGCAGTGCGGTCGCCGGCTCGTTCTGGTCAACGTTCAAGAGACGGTGTTTCAAGTCTTTACGCTGACGAGGCTTGACCGATTGATCGAACTCCATCACGACGGTCACTTTGAACCACCCGCCGCCAAAATGTTGAGGCCAAGACGATGA
- a CDS encoding sulfatase family protein, translating into MIRAILLATFIASTFPGIPSFDANAAQPNILLFTADDLHAESLGVYNGRPANLTPNLDAFAASGLMFTKAHVNVAICAPCRAVIATGRYSHRSGAMGFMPAREDVPDIVNTLQAAGYHTGILGKVGHSTPKQSMQWDYQFDQKDLGNGRNPDIYYQRTKTFLKECQAANKPFYFMVNSHDPHRPYCDPEKLTKGASMPSCVYQPDEVDVPQFLPDLPGVRAELATYLNSTRRLDDTFGKVLQALGESGESDDTLVLFITDNGIAVPFAKCNAWFHSTHSPLLVRWPGVTEPGTRDESHFVSVVDFFPTFMEAIGVNAPDGLDGRSFLPLLKGQSQTDRDLVFTQIDSKAGGESVPMRCVQNENFGYIYNPFSDGEYWYGNNNEGLTMAAMNRAAKTDPAIQARVNLFRYRVPEELYDLRNDPNCLHNLIDSRDHAATLEILQAKLVAQMTKTTDPMLPAFLNRNDRIKVNEVLSATYGPRSGKRRKSSSRRKALTD; encoded by the coding sequence ATGATTCGTGCAATTCTGTTGGCAACATTCATTGCCTCGACGTTTCCCGGAATTCCGAGTTTCGATGCCAACGCTGCACAGCCCAATATTCTGTTGTTCACCGCTGATGATCTACATGCTGAGTCTCTGGGCGTGTACAACGGCCGGCCCGCGAATCTGACACCGAATTTGGATGCCTTTGCGGCATCCGGCCTGATGTTCACCAAGGCTCATGTGAACGTCGCTATCTGCGCACCTTGTCGTGCCGTGATTGCAACGGGCCGATACAGCCATCGTTCGGGAGCGATGGGGTTCATGCCGGCACGTGAGGACGTACCCGATATCGTGAATACGCTGCAAGCAGCCGGATATCACACGGGAATTCTTGGCAAGGTTGGCCATTCGACGCCCAAGCAATCGATGCAATGGGACTATCAATTCGATCAGAAAGATTTAGGAAATGGACGCAATCCCGACATCTACTACCAACGGACAAAGACGTTTTTGAAAGAGTGCCAAGCGGCGAACAAACCCTTCTACTTCATGGTGAACTCGCACGATCCGCATCGTCCCTATTGTGATCCGGAAAAGCTCACCAAGGGTGCGTCGATGCCCTCGTGTGTCTATCAACCCGATGAAGTGGATGTGCCCCAATTTCTTCCCGACTTGCCGGGCGTGCGAGCCGAACTGGCAACGTATCTGAATTCTACAAGACGCCTCGACGACACGTTCGGCAAAGTGTTGCAGGCGTTGGGCGAATCGGGCGAATCCGACGATACGCTTGTTTTGTTCATCACCGACAACGGCATCGCGGTTCCATTTGCAAAGTGCAACGCGTGGTTCCATAGCACTCACAGCCCGCTATTGGTCCGTTGGCCAGGCGTAACCGAACCGGGTACTCGGGATGAATCGCATTTCGTTTCTGTCGTGGATTTTTTTCCAACATTCATGGAGGCGATCGGAGTGAATGCTCCAGACGGTTTAGATGGTCGATCGTTTCTTCCATTGCTGAAGGGGCAGTCGCAAACCGACCGCGACCTCGTCTTCACGCAAATCGATTCAAAGGCGGGCGGCGAATCGGTGCCGATGCGATGCGTGCAGAACGAAAACTTCGGATACATCTATAATCCGTTCAGTGACGGCGAGTATTGGTACGGAAACAACAACGAAGGCCTGACAATGGCAGCGATGAACCGGGCCGCTAAAACTGATCCAGCGATTCAAGCGAGAGTGAATCTGTTTCGATACCGCGTTCCCGAAGAACTCTACGACCTAAGAAATGACCCCAATTGTCTTCACAACTTGATCGATAGTCGGGATCACGCGGCAACGCTCGAGATACTTCAGGCAAAGCTAGTGGCGCAGATGACAAAGACCACAGACCCAATGCTGCCCGCTTTTCTAAATCGCAACGATCGAATCAAGGTCAACGAAGTTCTGTCCGCGACTTACGGGCCCAGGTCAGGGAAACGCAGGAAAAGCTCAAGTCGCAGGAAAGCACTTACCGACTAG
- the surE gene encoding 5'/3'-nucleotidase SurE, translated as MNILLTNDDGMDAPGLAAFYEAITAVVGSDANVTVVAPDRGRSECGHSVTTGRSLVIHQHRAGWYCVDGTPVDCVRAATSTLMPCVDLVLSGINAGANLGIDLLVSGTFAAAREAALQGIPALAASHYRHPDVPKTWDHVGCWLAPTLKEFFAQFANGRLTGSEHLWNLNLPAVAPDGPIPDCVECRVDSHPMIRTGQLVSSERESAQKLTMSSEFHGRPRDAGTDVDRCFAGHITLTRMTPRIV; from the coding sequence TTGAACATCCTTCTGACGAATGACGACGGCATGGATGCCCCTGGTTTAGCTGCGTTTTACGAAGCCATCACCGCGGTCGTCGGATCCGATGCGAACGTAACCGTTGTGGCGCCGGATCGCGGGCGCAGCGAGTGCGGGCACAGTGTCACCACAGGACGATCGCTGGTCATTCATCAACATCGCGCCGGATGGTATTGCGTCGATGGAACACCCGTGGACTGCGTCAGGGCAGCAACGTCGACACTGATGCCTTGTGTTGATCTTGTGCTATCAGGGATCAACGCGGGCGCGAACTTGGGAATCGACCTACTGGTCAGCGGAACGTTCGCCGCCGCGCGGGAAGCAGCTCTGCAAGGTATCCCGGCACTCGCAGCTTCTCACTACCGTCATCCCGATGTGCCCAAGACCTGGGACCATGTGGGTTGTTGGTTGGCGCCGACACTGAAAGAATTTTTTGCACAGTTTGCCAATGGACGGCTGACAGGATCCGAACATTTGTGGAACCTCAACCTGCCAGCGGTTGCCCCTGATGGACCTATTCCCGATTGTGTCGAGTGTAGAGTGGACTCACACCCGATGATTCGAACCGGACAACTTGTATCGAGCGAACGAGAGTCCGCTCAAAAGCTAACGATGTCATCCGAATTTCACGGTCGTCCGCGGGACGCCGGGACCGACGTCGACCGCTGTTTTGCTGGCCACATTACGTTGACACGGATGACACCGCGAATCGTCTGA